A region of the Curvibacter sp. AEP1-3 genome:
AAGTCAGTTCTACTTCTTGGATTTTTCGGTTCGATTCGGCAACCGCCGACTCCAACCTGGGGATATCGGAGTTGGCACTGTCTCGCTCACCACGGTAGCGGGCAACATCGCGTTCCAATCTCAAAAGCTCTACGTCTGAGATGGCTCCTGTTTTTACCAAGGGGCGGGTCAGCTCCAGCTCTTTAGCCGTCAGGGTGTAGCTCTGCGAAGCCTGCTCGCGTCGGGCTTTCACCGAGATCAACTCCTGGGAGCGCTGTGAAGATTGCTGTCGTGCAACCCCGACCGTCGCATCCAATTCGGCCCGACGTGACTCATACAGTGCACGTTCTTGCTCCACAATTTCTGGCGCCTGTTTCAACACTTCTTCGGGCGGCACGAAGCGTGACCCTTCGGCCAGTGCACGGAGGCGGGCGCCTTTGGCCAGCAGAGAAAGGTACTGGGATTGGTTTTCCCGCAGCGAGGAAACCATCCGCGTCGGATCCACTTTCACAAGCAAATCACCGGTCTTTACCACTTGCCCTTCGCGCGCAAGGATTTCAGAGATGATGCCGCCATCCAAGCTCTGCAATATTTGAATCTGGCGCGATGGGATGACCTTGCCTTCACCGCGAGTGACCTCGTCCAATTCAGCAAAAGCAGACCAAATCAACAGCACCAGCACCGTCAGGGCGCTCAACCACACCAAAATGCGGGCGCCTTGGGGTGTTTGCTCTGCGATGGCCCAGTCGGCATTGGCGTCGAAGTCGCTGTCCAATTCTTTCTGTTTGCCTGTAACCGCAAGCATCAACTTGTCCAGGAAGCGTGAGCTTGTTCCGTAAAACTTGTCCCAAAGAGTAGGTGTTGTCCGGGTGGCTTGTGGATCGGGGTTCATCATGACGCCCTCCCGATACGTCCGCTTTGAAGCGCTTCCACAACTTGTGCCTTGGGCCCATCTGCGACGATCTGACCGTTATCGATCACGATCAGGCGGTCAATCAGCTCCAGTAAGGAAGTCCGATGGGTGACCAGAATCATGGTTTTGCCGGTGGTGAAACGCCGCAATCGGCTCTTGAGTGCATCTTCACTCTGGTGGTCCATGGCACTGCTGGGCTCGTCGAGAAGCAACATGGGAGAGTCATTCAACACTGCGCGGGCGATGCCGACCGCTTGACGCTGGCCTCCTGACAAGGATTCGCCTCGTTCACCGATGGCCATGTCGAATCCTTTGGGATGGCGGTTGGCAAATTCCGTCACACCCGCAATCTCTGCCGCAGCCAGAATGTCCTGGTCATCGGCAAAGGGCGCTCCCAGTGCAATGTTCTCTTTCAACGTACCGTAAAAGAGGCTGACGTCCTGGGACACAAAGCCTGCAGCACGGCGCAGTTCTGCGGGGTCGATCTGCCGCGAATCGATACCGTCAATCAGGATGGCTCCCTCTGTCGGTTGGTGCAGGCCCAGTATCAGGCGCTGAATCGTGGATTTTCCTGAACCCACCCGTCCGATAAAGGCTACTTTTTCACCCGCATGGATCTTGAAGGACACCTTGCTCAGTACAGCTTGTTGCTGGCCCGGGTAGGTAAAGCTGACGTTCTTGAACTCAATCGTTCCCTGAAAACCAGCCCGATGCAGGTATGAGGTTTCTTCTGAACGCTCCGGTTCTTGCTTCATGTGAGTGTCGACGGAAGCCAACCCACTCTTGGCACTGTGATATTGGAGAAGCAGACCTGCGACTTGTCCGAACGGTGCCATGGCACGACCGGCCAGCATCGATGCAGCAATGATGGCGCCCATGCTGATCTGATTGTTCATGAGGAGGTACACGCCGACGATGACGCTGGTAACCGACACCAGCTGCTGCATGGCTTGTGCAAAGTTCATCGTGCCGTTGGACAGCAGCTTCAGTTTTGTGCCCGTTTGAGCGAGGAATATGGTGCTCTGCTCCCATTTGCGTTGGAAGCTACTTTCCGCCACCATGAATTTGATGGTTTCAATGCCCACCAGGCTCTCCACCAGTGTGGCGTTGCGCTGGGAGGTTGCCCGGGACGAGACTTCCACCAGCTCTTGCATCTTTCGCTGTGTGGCCAGTGACACAACCAAAAGCAGGACGATGCAAACCAGAGGCGGCAGCGTTAACCAAGGCGAAATCCAGATCAGTGCCAGAAAAAACACCAGCACAAAGGGCAGGTCCACTAGCGTGGTGATGCTCGCAGATGCGACAAAGTCTCTGACGGATTCAAACGCCCGCAGATTCGCTGCAAAAGATCCTACGGAAGCAGGCCGGTCCGACATCTTGAGGCCCAGTACGCGTTCCATGATGCGTGCAGACAATGTCACATCAATCCGCTTGCCCGCTGTGTCCAGGATGTAGGCTCGCATGGTGCGCAGCACCGTATCAAACACCATCATCAGCATCACACCAATGGCCAGAACCCACAACGTCTCCTCGGCCCTGTTCGGCACCACGCGGTCGTAGACCGTCATCGAGAACATGGGCATGGCCAGCGCAAACATATTGATTAGCAGTGCGGCGATCAAGCTGTCTCGGTAGAGGCGCCAGTTCTGGAAAACAACCCCCCAGAACCAGTGTTTGGATTTCAGTTCACCGGTGGCAGGCGTGCGAGGGTCAAACTTGAAAACCGGACGCACGAAGAACACCACGCCGGCAAACAGGGATTCCAAAGCCTCTTTGCTGATCACATCACCGGACTCGCCGCTTTCCGGAAAACGCACTCGCGCTTGGCCGTCCTCCGTCCATTCCAGTAGCAGGCAAGCCTGTTTGTCCTGCAGCAACAAGATGACGGGCAGTAAGCCAGGGCGCAAATCGCTGAGCTTGCGTCTGGCAAGGCGCGCCGTCAGACCAGCCCGTGCCGCAGCGCGTGGCAAGAGGGCTGGCGTGACCAGGTTGTTTTCCAGCGGAAGTCCGGCAGACAAGGCTTCTTGCGTGGTGGATATGCCGTAAATGCGGGAAATCGAGACCAAGCTGTCCAGCAAGGGGTCGAAATGGGTCCCGTGTTCACCGATCCGCCAATGAGCGGGTTTTGGAGTTGCAGGGCCGGAGGGAGGCAGGCTGTCTGTCATTTAAATAATACGTTGATCGCCACCAAGCAGATTCAGTGCACCCTGCATCCGGTTGCGCAGACCTTTGCGTTTGCTGATCTTTTGTTGAGCCGCCGCAGGCAAGTCCGTATGCCGGATGACGTTTTTGATAATCAAGGTATCGATCAAGTCCTCCAGCACCCGCACAAATTCAGCATCAGCCTCTCCAAATCCGCTTCCACTGGAGGTGTGTCCCAGAAACGCCTGGATATCGGGGTGCTCATCGCTCAGCAGCTCGCCGCCGGGCCTTTCCGCGCGGGAGAGGGAGGCAATCGATCCATCCTCGTTACGCAACACATGGAACATGGCAAGCCGCTTTCAATTGGGACATAGGGTTGGGTATGCCAACCCGGATGGCATTGAATGCTAGCACCGCATGATGAAAACAAGGTGCCAAAAATGCCATGTTTTCCATGAATATTTGTTGTAATTGCGCAGTTCAGGTCGCCGGCAAGGCTGATGCGTTGTGGATGATCCCTCCACCAAGGCATACATCCCCGTCATACAACACCGCGGATTGACCGGGCGTCACTGCCCATTGCGCTTGGGGAAATTG
Encoded here:
- a CDS encoding HlyD family type I secretion periplasmic adaptor subunit, producing the protein MMNPDPQATRTTPTLWDKFYGTSSRFLDKLMLAVTGKQKELDSDFDANADWAIAEQTPQGARILVWLSALTVLVLLIWSAFAELDEVTRGEGKVIPSRQIQILQSLDGGIISEILAREGQVVKTGDLLVKVDPTRMVSSLRENQSQYLSLLAKGARLRALAEGSRFVPPEEVLKQAPEIVEQERALYESRRAELDATVGVARQQSSQRSQELISVKARREQASQSYTLTAKELELTRPLVKTGAISDVELLRLERDVARYRGERDSANSDIPRLESAVAESNRKIQEVELTFRNIARSELSETNAKLNALSEGSTALEDRVKQTEIRSPVNGTVKQLRVNTVGGVVQPGKDLIELVPSDDALLLEARVLPRDIAFLRPGQKALVKFTAYDFAVYGGLEATLEQIGADSVVDEKGNAFFVVRVRTLSTTIGQQKLPIIPGMVAEVDILTGKKSVLAYLMKPILRAKSKAMSER
- a CDS encoding type I secretion system permease/ATPase → MTDSLPPSGPATPKPAHWRIGEHGTHFDPLLDSLVSISRIYGISTTQEALSAGLPLENNLVTPALLPRAAARAGLTARLARRKLSDLRPGLLPVILLLQDKQACLLLEWTEDGQARVRFPESGESGDVISKEALESLFAGVVFFVRPVFKFDPRTPATGELKSKHWFWGVVFQNWRLYRDSLIAALLINMFALAMPMFSMTVYDRVVPNRAEETLWVLAIGVMLMMVFDTVLRTMRAYILDTAGKRIDVTLSARIMERVLGLKMSDRPASVGSFAANLRAFESVRDFVASASITTLVDLPFVLVFFLALIWISPWLTLPPLVCIVLLLVVSLATQRKMQELVEVSSRATSQRNATLVESLVGIETIKFMVAESSFQRKWEQSTIFLAQTGTKLKLLSNGTMNFAQAMQQLVSVTSVIVGVYLLMNNQISMGAIIAASMLAGRAMAPFGQVAGLLLQYHSAKSGLASVDTHMKQEPERSEETSYLHRAGFQGTIEFKNVSFTYPGQQQAVLSKVSFKIHAGEKVAFIGRVGSGKSTIQRLILGLHQPTEGAILIDGIDSRQIDPAELRRAAGFVSQDVSLFYGTLKENIALGAPFADDQDILAAAEIAGVTEFANRHPKGFDMAIGERGESLSGGQRQAVGIARAVLNDSPMLLLDEPSSAMDHQSEDALKSRLRRFTTGKTMILVTHRTSLLELIDRLIVIDNGQIVADGPKAQVVEALQSGRIGRAS